The segment CTGACCAGCTAGCTAAGCACATCTATCTGTATGGGggtatgtgggggggggggggggggggggggggctccggcTTGCCCGAGCCACTAACATCAGTCTTAGCTACTTATCCACTAGTCACAATACCTAAAAGTTCAAATGTCAAACCAAAGGGAGGTGGTTTGTGTGTGGGGTCGTTTCAGGCCAAagcaccctccccccccccacccccccgatgGGCTGGACATCTTACAAGATGGAGGGGATAGGGGAGCGGGAGCGCCGCAGCAGGCAGGGCGATCCGTAGGGCGAGGTCACAGGAGACAACCTCAGGGTGTTACCGGCCATGCCCGCTATGTTGTTTAAGCTCCGGGATTTCTCATAGCCTTCAGatgaggagggtggaggggggagggcggCGACAgagaggtggtggtgcaggaacagggcatgaacacacacaggcaggcaggcaggcaggcaggcaacGATCCGAGTCCGAGCCAGCCGAGTGAACCGGGacaagacaggagacaggagtgaGACAGAGCAGCGGTGAGACACTGTATGCTGAGAGCATGCACAGCACATTCCTGACAGTGAGGCAGAGCGGAGTCCGAGACAGAGAACATGTTTTGGAGTTGCTCTCAAGGGACAAATAACCACCAATAAGTTCATCCTCAGTGGCTGTAGAGCCAAAGAACCACGGGCTTAAGGCACAAGGTGTACCCCATCTACATCTGAAGAGCCTTTTGACCGTAAAACATACATCTCACCCTCCCGTTGGTACTTGATAAGTGAGACGTAATCTCGGACCTTGTCATTTAAAGATAGCTAAGCTGTTTCACTCTTCGCAGGCGGCTTAATTAGACTCGAAATAACAAGCAGCCGAgtaggaagaaaaacaaaactatgaCTCAAGCTATGACTTACTCATCATTCAGAAAAAAATTTCAATACAGTCCAATATCAGAAATTAAACTAAAGAAtcgttgtgttttcatttagtttataatcacacacactgctcctttaattcCAGTCAATTCAACTAATCCACAAAAAGCAGTGGAATGGATCCGTCATTAATGTGATCGGTTACATCTGTGCTGTGACAGCCCGTTATTGAGGTATTCTCTTCAGTGACTGTGCCCAGAGATTTTGCGACATCCATAAACACAGCACGGCTACTGGCTTAATGCTGCGTTCATGCCATGCTGCCAGAAGAAGATGGGAAATCCTCCTGTTATTCCATCTAGGGAGCCTTCGTTGTtcaaagaaccccccccccccccccccgttgatAGCGTTGTAGTCACGGCAGATGAAAGGGGAATTATGctaattattattgtgataCATACAAACAATACCTGTGGAGCTACTTTTAGTTAATTTCATTGTGTTAATATTGGACTTTATTTCGGGGAAACTGTCAATAACGGTGGTTTTGCAGCCATTTTGCCTTCTGGAGGTATTTTTACCACGTGGGTTGTGGAAATCTCCAATATTGTGAAAAAGATAAGCAGTCATTCATCTCACGGCTTCATCATTAGTATTTTCTCTCACAGGATATCGTTAAAGGGTATAAATCTAATCACTAATGTGGTAACTTGTGCTCACTTTAAGAATAGAGTGCTGCCGAGATGACGTATTGTTCTAGATCAACAGGAAGTAAGCGTCGCACTGGTTCcatccacaaagagacaatgGGATGTTTCCATTGGGCTTTTGATTATTACAGCAAGATAAACGAACAACACTTTAATGATGTTTTGAAGCATGAATCAGTAGACAGAGGTAAAGGGCTAATGTTAGGCAAGGAACTAACAACAACGCGGTCACATGACGGCGAGGACACGCCACTAGAGTTGGCCTGCTGACGTTTTGTAGTCTAATTTAGTCACTTATTGTCTGTATTTAAGGCATCTAACCATtaacccattaaaaaaaaaatgaatttggAGATGAGGGAACGGGAAGTGCACAAATGCTGACTCATCTCCAGGTTTTAGGACTCTTTCCTGCAGCACTTTATGCTTGTAAATATAGTTCAAATATAGATCTAACCAGTGTGTGAAAAAGGGCTTTTCTTGATCAACAGTAACACGTTGGGGGGGGCGGTCAAGGTCAGACagaatatgtttttgtgtgctgtgattttatttttgtacagcGGGACCCAACTTACGACCACCAGGCACATTATGTATCAAATATAaccgtttatgtgtgtgtacatttaggTTGTAGTGTactgatgaggatgaggataaGAGACCTTCATCTTTATACTGGAATCATCTGTCAAAGAGAAATGGCAGCACGTGAGGCACGCtggcacaaacaaataaacaagcaaGCATTTATGGACCATGCCGATCGGCTGGCGTGAACACTGATGAGAAGCAGCTAATGGAAACGTGGCCTCATTACCATCCGGCACGCGGCAGGCTGTCTCAAAGCCAGCTTGAGCAGGCAGAACAAAGGGGGGCCTGGGTCTATGCCAAGGGGTAGCGGGGGACTAGAAAGGGACTCGATGTTTTATGCATTAGCCGTCGGTGTGTCGCCGCAAAAGCCGCCACCAACTGAAGTGGCGCAGACGAAGGCACAGCTGCTTGGCCTGCGTCAAGGGGCTCTGCTGCGAGAGAGACCGCCACGATGTGCTCCCTAGAGGATCTGGACCACATGCAAAGTGGTCTAATCTGCTGGTCTATCGAAGCACCGAGCGTGGACACCATCAGTACGTTGTTTTAATTTCGTCCGTACACTTGGGGATATAAAAGTAAACTATATAACTGTATAACTTTTGATAGGAGGCAATTAGCCAAGGCTTACCTTTCCACATTACAGTCCAGATTAAAACTTTGAATGCGTCAACATGCTTGAGATAAAAATGGAGGAATTAACCTAACAAACATGCTTTAGTGCCGTGGTGTCTAAATATTACTTTAGTGTGGTCGAATTGAGGCTGCAACCAAAAGTATTTTCATGGAAATACTGTCTTTTGTGATTTTCTACCAAATAAGCTGCTCAGTTTATGTATTGACCTATGTTAATGACCTTTTCTGCCTTTTGAGACCGAACTGAACAGCGACGGGTAATTCGTTCGATGTGGACCTCGCGATGACCTTTAGCTTGGGTCAGAGTGTTTGGAAGGTCAAGCCCTTTGTGTGACCTTTCCACTGATGTACCTCTACTTGATCGACAGGTAAATCAAGTGGACCAATCTGACACCGTCCGGTGATATCTCCATTTGTAAACGATGTGTACGGTTTCAAGCTTTAGGGTGAGCGTACTTTGCCTGCTAAGTTTCAACAGTCAGAAACAAGAACCAGGGCTGGAGTCGACTCATGTTTGACTTGAAATCGACTTCTTCATTGATATATAAAACGTTAATCCTCAGTGACAGCATGAAATAAAGGGCTTGGAATTGCATgctcatgtctctttgtctttatgGAACTATTAGGGTTCATAATATAAAAGAATATGTACAACCCAGTCGCCAAATGTTGGCATAGTTTGTTTCTACAAAGCACAGGAAACGTTGAATGTCGTGAATACATTTTGCATCAGTCTAGTTGTCACACCTTCCAAAAAACGCCTAAAGCTACGTGGTTAACGCTGTTCAACTATTGGTTAGGGATCGCtaacaaaactacttgttaAAGGCAGGGTTGGTAATCTAGCAAGAGTACGCTAATGATCCAATTAAAAAACCAAGCACAGGATTTCACGTATTTGTTCGACCCATTGTTTCTTATACTCATCATGACACCACCTAACTCTAAATAATGCTTGCTTGATAAATGACCTGGGGACTGGGCTGATATATTTAACAGGTCTGATATGTCCGACCGTTGTAATTGTTTTTCGATTGTGAGATGCCATCAACTTAGGGGCGGGTGATACATTTATTTGGGAGCTGCAGACGTGCAATGAAACCTGGCAACAGCCAAATCAGTGAGACGCGGGGTCAGAAATGTATTCAAGTGTTTCCAGGCAACAGGAAAACATGAAGACATTGTGAGGAAAGCAACGGTTCGGAGTCCGCCGCATGGACGCTGTTGCACCTTCAGAATTGCTGGTGTTGCGTTTCACAGGTTACCTGAGCCTACTAGGCCTCAacaaacagccccccccccctccccctccccccctccaggGATGTCGGTGTCCCAGTCACTAAGGATACGGATCAGCTGATGAGGATTTTTACTGATTGTCTTAAAACATGTCGGGCTCTGACATCTGTATTCATATGgtaaaacatacatacaaagcATATTCCACACATACTGAAAATAGTGGTTACAGGAAAACCAACCCAGACTAGTACGGGATGACTAATGAGTGAAAGATGATTAAGTGTCAATGCACAATAGCAAGCATGAATTTCAGAATGAAAGAAACTAATATCATTTTTTACAAAACTGATACAACACATGAATAAATGCGTATTCATTAAAGTTCAATGAAGACCAGTAGAGTTCCACATGCAGTTACCTGTTTTTTGCATCCCTCCGTCTGCAGGGCAGGTGTAGTCACTAGCAGCGAGCAGGAAGCAGGTCCCCCCGCTCCGCCGGTCCTGTTCCCGGGTGCTGGACCTTCGCATGGGGACCCTCTCCTCTGGAGACGTGGTCAGGTCGCTGTCCCCGCTGCAGTCTGCCGATATAACTGTAAGAAAAGAAACGGGTTACAGATCAGAAATATTAGCTGGCTGGGcttcatatttttattcttAATGTCTTAATGTTAAAGCTTCAGCTTCAGCCAAGTCTGGCATTTAACCTTTAACGTGAGTAATATTTCTCTTGTAACAGCAACATGTCTTTGGTGGGAGTTTGATAAATCTCTTTATTTCCACAGTGAATACAGGAATCAAATATTATTCCTCATCAAGTCAGACAGATGGAATTTGTAATTTCAGGATAAAATTGACTTGATCACTGAAGTGTACCGTTCCGTCAATACAGTGTCCTggctttaaaatgtgattttattttctcttattattattattattattataaagaaaTAATGATTAGTCTACTAAATCGAAAAACATACATCCTGATTTAAAAGGAAAAGATGCTTTCATTTATCCATCGTcgtgcaggtcaaaggtcagatgtGTGAAGAGCTCCAGTGAGGGAGAAAGACACATTGTTTCTTTATGAGCCAATGAGAGATCAGAATTGGAATCTTGAATCTTGTATTCAGAGTCTTATGGAGGCACTTGATGGTTACACACTAAATGTTGCGTGAAAGTCTGATGGTAAAGCTAACAGGTCCCAGGCAAAACGTTGATCCATTTAGAATGCTATGTATAGTATGCATTAtagtaaaatattttttcaaaagaGACAGCACTCACACATCTGTGAAATTCATAATCGAGTATAAAATATCATTCTAACTACAATCCCATGTACACCGCTTGAACATGGAGGAATCCAAAATGCTGTTTTGATGCTGTTTGTGCATTCAGTTGAGCCATGAATTATTTTATGCTCATTGAATATAAGGTTCTGAGACTTAATAAACAAATAGACTGCAGAAGAGCCCATAGGGTGCGCCTTCCCTCAGGAGTGTCTGCACTAGAATTCAAAGAAAGCCGATATACGGAGGTCGACACTAATTTCCATCAATATCAGATGTGTAAGAGTAAATTACTGACGTGGGCCTGGAGGAGATAAACAGCCACCTACGGTCTGAGCAGCGAATGAACAGTTCCTGCCGCAAGAAAGACTTGGACACAGACGTCTCCTACTCGCAGTACCTTGTGCATCGCCTTCCTCGTCACTGTGGCAACCAGAGATGAAGGCTGCGAGGCAAGAGAGCTGTGAGGGAGCGAGTCTCTGGGGGAAAACCATTTATAGTCTCAAGGGGGAGTCTGTCAAATGGACACAGCTTTCTATCTGCTGCGATGACATATACAACACCACTCGGTGTAACCCGTACTTTAATACCGAGGTGTGGCTGCTCACCATGTATTCTGATCTGGTCTTACCTGAGCGGTTGCGTTCTAGCACCCTGCTCCCTTTGACGTGGCACAGGTCACCTTGAGTGCTGTTGCAGGTGGTGTTGAGATCTGCTTTGCAGTATATGGGGGACCCTCCCTGCACCACCTGAGGGATgtgtttcttccttttcttggGCAGCTTCTGCTTGGCCATGGCCAGGGAGTAGTACATCCCAAAGTTATTGACGATAACGGGCACGGGCATGGCTATTGTCAGCACACCCGCCAAGGCGCACAGCGCGCCCACAACCATACCTGACCAGGTCTCTGGGTACATGTCACCATAGCCCAGTGTTGTCATGGTTACCACGGCCCACCAGAAGCCAATGGGGATGTTCTTGAACTTGGTGTGGACGCTACCGGTGGGGTCGTTGGGCGCAGCGCCGATTCGTTCGGCGTAGTAGATCATGGTGGCGAAAATTAGCACTCCCAACGCCAGGAAGATGATGAGCAGCAGGAATTCATTGGTGCTGGCCCGTAATGTGTGGCCCAGCACCCTTAGCCCCACGAAATGGCGCGTGAGCTTGAAGATGCGCAGGATACGAACAAAGCGCACCACCCTGAGGAAACCCAACACATCCTTGGCGGCCTTTGAGGAAAGGCCACTCAGCCCCACCTCCAAGTAGAAAGGCAGGATAGCCACAAAGTCGATGATGTTGAGAACGCTCTTTACAAACTCCAACTTGACCGGGCAGAAGGTCACACGCACCAGGAACTCGATGGTGAACCAGAAGACGCAAACGCCCTCCACGTAGGTGAGCGCGGGGTCAGTTTCAATCTCGTATTGCGGGCCTGAGTCCGGCATGCTGCTGTTCCGCATCAGATCCGTCttgttgatgatggtgttgaaagcCTCGTGAGTCTCCAAGCAGAAGGTGGTGATGGAGACCAGGATGAAGAACAAAGATGCAAAGGCTATAAACTAcaggaaaggagaagagaagaaaaacatgttagCATTGATCCAGCCTTTACATTGCAAATGGTTGGAACCTTGACGTTCTATACACCGGCAGAGGATTCATTCCCCGTGATGAATCAATTAATTTACTCTTGAGAAAGAGAGTGAACTCAGACAAGTTTAATTAACTTGCATCAATTTGAATGGACTCCAGAGAGAGGCGCAATCTATTAGTAAGagcaacaaataaacacacacttccCCCTTGCTCCTGGTGGGAATGTAACACAGGAATGCAGATGCAGTCAGATTTAATTTACTGCTGCCGGCATGTTGGGCTGTTGGCACTaaagagagcgaggaggaaAGTGGTTTGGCTAACCAAGTAGACATAAGACTTCAGCATGGACGGGGAATTGGGAGAAGGTGCTTATTTTTGCCTCCTATAGCCTCTTcattgatgccacgtctccttgcAGTTGCATTGCATGTGATGTCGTTGTGTTGTACTATACTTGGTTTGTAAAACATCCATTAAAGTTGCAGCACTGAAAACACAGAGGGCACTATGGTTACCAACCTTTAGGCATGTGACCCCGAACAATGAAGTGATTTCTACTTGTGACTCCACATCACAGGTTGCACATGTGTACTAAAATGTTCTTATCCTTGTTTTCAAAACTAACTAAAAGCAGAGGTCAAATTAATAAAAGAGAAATTTGCTCTACGCACTCCCGAGATATCACAAGAATTGGATGGGCCTGAGGTCACAGTGAACTTTACTGTTGACCTCTAAAATCTAATCAGTAAGTCCAGGTGGTTGCTTGTGCTGAATTTGAAAATAATTCCCTCCAGGCGTTCCTGATAATGCACAGAAAACCCAAAACATGATGCCTCCATCCGGAGCTTTTAAACACATGTCAAGTTCTTTAAGATGGAAGAGTTTGTTCAGTCCTCAACGTCATCACATGACCCCGCGTGAGAGGAGAGATGGTAATCATTCGTTGGCAGCGGATGTAAAAGGCCTTCTTGATCCGTGACAAGGAGCCATCTCCATCCATTGACGAAGTCcctgaataaaaacaatacaccAAGAGGACCTTGAGTCCATGATCAATGAATTAGCTTTCATACTTCTTAGGTATTCATTCATTTGCAGGATTGCGTTTGACCAATATTGTGAGCGGTGACATTTGCGTATTGTCTCCCATTCGACAGCATTCAAAATCTCTGACTGGCACTGTCCCACATTCAAGATGGCAGCCGGCGCGATTGGATCGGAAAGTTGGGACAAAACTGTGAAACCTTTTTAACAAGTGTGCTGCTCTTCTGCAGGAAACGAGCAGCTCTCGCCACGAAGAGCAGCATCGTGTCTCTAAAGCTGTGATCATTGTCGTGTCTCAATACAGAACAAGGCAGAGTCAGGTAGGGATGAGGACATTCAATAGTCCTATTTGGTAACCCAGTCATTCCTATTGACCGCCGACAtgaagaaatgaagaagaaaacatgtcaGAGCTATGACAAAGCACTTATTAAGTCCAGACTGCATCCTTATTACACCAgggattataatgcattattgaAAAATGATAATGTATTACAACAATGGCAAAAGTGTTGTATCCATGTAATCCTTGCAAATATGAATGTCAAGGAGTTATAAGCAATTGTGAATTAAGACAATACTTGACCTCATGTCAATGGaaatgctttataatgtgttatgattattgttataaagcgTTATGAATATTTGCTTAAAACTAAATAACACTAAAAGCTGACAAATTGCATGTTAGTTGGTTATCAAAAactatatgtatacatatatatatatatatatatatatatatatatatatatatatatataagagtgTGTTTGTCCACGTGCAGCTGCATCTGTATGGTAACAGTATGAGACGATGAGTCACATGCCGaattttttccttcttctcttgtttTGGTCTTCTTCTGCAAAGTGTTAATGAACCACCTGTTAGATCAGAGCTCACATCCAGCTCCCCCCGCCGCCCTGACAGGAGCGTGTGAACATCCACTTCTTTCCTCCGAGGAGCTagacgtacacatacacacacacacacacacacgcaaacgcacatgctcacacacacacgcaagcacgcacgcacacacagaaacacacgcacacgctcggacgcacgcacgcacatgctcacacacacacacacgcacatgtgcacgcacgcacacacacgcacacacacacacacacacacacacacacacacacacacacacacacacacacagcctgctaTGCTCCGTCTCCACCTCTTTCCTCCCACGGTCCATCCACTGGTGCGCTCGGCCCACTGAGCCCTGGAGAAGCAGTTTCACACCCggctttgctttgtttttttttggatcgCATGACTCACAACACTCTCAAAATATAATTGCCACTATTTGGGTCACCGTGCTCCTGAACTGCTCGCGTGCGTTCACTCTGCTGCCGCGTAGCACATATCTGACATACGTCTTTTGTTGTCTTGTAAAAGGGAGTGTGTTCGTCCAGCTGCAGGCTgcaacatgacatcatcattcTGCAGTCACTTAGCATCATCCACTTTAAACATGCAGGATATGATAACGCTGAATACGCTTTCAATCTCGATGCATTGCTAGAAGCCATGTTCCTCATCACAAAATGTTCACAAACACCTTTAATACTCGTTTGTGTTTCCACTTGAGCAGCATACAGTCGTGATGCACTACAACTTAGAGCCTCATTAGAACAAGACGGCCAGCTTCCTGCGTTCCCGGCTCAAACATGTGATTGCACTGCATTTGGTGCAAATACAGATGTGTTCCCTCATCTGCTGCCGATCTCACTTGTAGACCTGCACGGTCACACAATGTGAAATGATCTCTAGGAACAGACTCTCAGAAAGCATTGTTTATTTCCCCCGATTCAAATTCTATGATTCTTGAGATTCGAAAGAAATCACGGCTTTCAGATTTATAATCAGAAGCGAGCAAGCAACTGGAAAAGAAGAAGGTGAGGGGTTCGTTTGATCACGTTCACGCGTGTTTTACTTCTTCACTCTCCAGTGTCGTCGTTGCAAGGCATGGATTTCTCTCTAAGCTCTCTGATGTCCAAGTCAGCGCCCATTAATATAACAGTGCttcaaaagtgaaataaatacataggaTGCCACTCGGCCAGGGTCTGAAACCCACATTTAAATGATATAGTGCTAAAATGTCAATGCTTGGTTTCAAACCTTCTCACAAGTTGAGACTCTGTTCCATCTCTAGCATCATGAGACCAAACTTTGTCTAGCATGTTAAAAAGAATGCACCCCATCACGACTAAATAATGCCAGCAATGCTGCCAGCTTTGATTAAAGTATTAGGGGTGATTGAGGGTGGATTTCTCCTTTAAACATGCAAACTCTGTTTCAATTCTCTCcccatcttctcctctctgtgtcttcaCCTCCGTCTGCTCTCATCGGGACGTTGGCTGAAACAAGCGGAGCCGTTTCCTTGCGCCTCGCAACGGGCCTGAATTTAGTTGTGTTTGCGCCCGCAGAGCGAGGATGTATcatccaaccccccccccccgccccccccccccccccagtgccATAGAGGTGGGTTTCACTGATTATACGCCGTGGAATTCAAACTTCAGTGACAGcagtggtttttttttgggtgcacATGTTCGGCACACTGGCGAGATGATTTACAGTTAGCATTAAAACcttcaatttgttttgtttgttttaagcaTTGTGTCACCGTGCCTGAGTTGAATGTATTCGTATAAGTGCTGCATCACATTAGACTCAGACTCCTATTCGTCACTCGGGCCGGACGTCTCCTCCAGCGAAGAACCGAGGAAGAAACGGGGCAGGATGATAAACGGCAGCCGGCTCCGTGCATCTCTTCACATGCACTGTACAAACAGAGATGTATTGGGACTTAACAGATTCAGCCGGCAGCCCTATCACCACCCAAAACCCTGATGGGGTGCGACCGCCGGCGCGGTCCTGAACCGGGGAGGCCTCTACTCATAACCACATCATTTCGCACCACTCCCTAGAAACTCTGCCTGTCGGTGGACAATAAAAGCGACATGAGGAAAATGCCAGATCAAACAGGCCCCCGGGGCGCTGACACCGGAGCTACGCAGCCTCGGGTGGTAAACAGGAACTGAACCATCGCCGTGGACGACACATTAGCACGCTAATGGAAAGAAGAACAGGTGTTCTGCCAGTTACAGTGGACGGGCCGGCCAATCAAACGGGATTAAACTGCCGCCTCTGTCCTGTTCATGTATGCCTACAACAGATTATACAATGTATTCCAGAAATTAAGAAGGAACAAACTAATAATCAAACTAATTTCATCCTGGTGTCTGACCGGCAGTGGAGCAGGGACTTTTCCCCCTCACATCCCCACCCGATTGTGGCTGACGGAGTGCTTTGTGTCTACTTTTCACAGACATGACAATGTGCTGCTCTAAATGATCACTGCAAAGCAACTGGACAATACCATCCAATCATCAGTGGAGTTACAGGACCAAACAGTCCAAAGAGGTAATGTACCTGAAGCTAGTTTCAAATACTGAACCACAATAACCAaccataaacacaaacatgattGACTCCAGCCCGGTCTCATCCACAGGTTGTTAACTACCAACACTCGGCATCTGGTACACAATGTAATATTACCCTCCGCTGCAATATTCGAGAGCAACTGCTCCATAAGTATGATGTAGTATaacaggcggcaacctccagttctgaaaagtgaagccaatgtggaagtgtctttAACCTGCTTTCTCTCTAATGGTCATtcgggggcgactcctctattTGTATAGTCTTTataagtctatataaatgactcttcttctcttgatttattccatcagtaaacattgtaaacacgagtttttggtctcaatctctagtttcaagtcttcttcaatacaacatgatgttcatttagtaaatgatgctcatttagagtcaaacagaccataaagcacgggatgctttaggggcggggctacacagtgattgacaggtcgctaccaaaGCCATACACAGTGTCTACATCACTCCTTCTCGGTCCAAATATGGTTAAATttcgttcactggttgcaaaaagacaaGATGGCGAAAACCACAATGCTGAACTAAAatgcagtccacaaaccagtgagtgacgtcacaatgaccacgcccacttcttatGTAGAGTCTTTGATAGGCTTAGGAGGACAGGGTGGATGGATAggtcaaacaaatacattattttactgTACGGCTGTTCTTGTCCCGTGGAGAACCTAGCGAAGATTGaattcacaatgttaaccacgtgtttaaaaCTGCGATTTGAAACCGAGAGTTCCTCATCATTGAGAAGGGTTTGATGACTCCCATGGACTATGAGGGACACAAAGGGCCTGCTCATATACACAGGTTCTCACTCATGTGAGATCCTGAGCCTGTTGACAGCCAGAGTTCACTTCCAGAGGACACTTATCGACGGAGTTACACTTGGAGGGGTTTGTATCTCGGTTTCAACATCCGGCTGAGGTGGTTTCTTGGAAACATTTGCACTTAGCTTGTTTGATATCAGAGAGCTGATCTGCTCGACACTTACACTTGTGGCCAAGTTAAATGGGAGAGCACATGAAAGAAAGTGATTTTGTCATCTGGTGAGATCTGCCAAAACGAATCCTAAATTCAGCTCCAGGCACAGGCTCCGTTTCAGAAAACGCCCGGCTGGCTCGGCCAATCCGCTTCCTCGAGGCTGCCACCATCTGTTTGACACCATGAGGGGAGGCGGTGCGCTCTGGTCCTGGCCCGAGACCAAGGTCCAGCCCCTTGCTGCTCCGGTCCTCTGTAAGCCGCCGTGACATCATCAAACTGAGGAGACCCCAGAGGTAggatctcaaacacacacacacacacacacacacacacacacacacacacacacacacacacacacatataattaaACCTGCGGGCCTTGGGGGTTTGAGCTCAtatgtggtttgttttgttgctgcatGATTGCCCGCTTATATCTTCAATCGGGATTTGGGGCTTTTCCTCACACCAAGTCGGCTCCACATGAACGCTGCCGTCGCCGTTCAGTATGCAAAGACAGCACATGAGACAGAACTAGAGCATGCTCAGACTGGCACACATAAGGTATCTCTGCTGAGGACCAACTTCTGCCCTCCAACGGGCCATTTGGAGTCCCTCAGTTCAAAGGCTTCCTTCTTACTTCAGTCTATAAAATCAGTGCTGCTAACTGAGGATCTGGATCCAGACGATGTAATGGGATACGTTTAGTCGactgtttgaatgtgttttgtaCATCTTTTCAACCTGTGTGTACTCTTCTTGAATAGTACTGCTTGAGGATGGAAAATGGATTTCagtgtaaacacacaatgaagtTGTATTGTATCGTACCGACATACGGTTCAGAGTGATGCCAGCTACTTTTATTGGAAAGGAG is part of the Cyclopterus lumpus isolate fCycLum1 chromosome 23, fCycLum1.pri, whole genome shotgun sequence genome and harbors:
- the kcnc2 gene encoding potassium voltage-gated channel subfamily C member 2 isoform X2: MGKFDDNERIILNVGGTRHETYKTTLKTLPGTRLALLASDSDIDSVLDQLQQVPGFIEYNARTNEYFFDRHPGVFAYVLNYYRTGKLHCPADVCGPLFEEELSFWGIDETDVEPCCWMTYRQHRDAEEALDVFELNVDNGEDDDEIGKRLGIEDVAADGNVSLWRKWQPVVWNLFEDPYSSRAARFIAFASLFFILVSITTFCLETHEAFNTIINKTDLMRNSSMPDSGPQYEIETDPALTYVEGVCVFWFTIEFLVRVTFCPVKLEFVKSVLNIIDFVAILPFYLEVGLSGLSSKAAKDVLGFLRVVRFVRILRIFKLTRHFVGLRVLGHTLRASTNEFLLLIIFLALGVLIFATMIYYAERIGAAPNDPTGSVHTKFKNIPIGFWWAVVTMTTLGYGDMYPETWSGMVVGALCALAGVLTIAMPVPVIVNNFGMYYSLAMAKQKLPKKRKKHIPQVVQGGSPIYCKADLNTTCNSTQGDLCHVKGSRVLERNRSGYEKSRSLNNIAGMAGNTLRLSPVTSPYGSPCLLRRSRSPIPSIL
- the kcnc2 gene encoding potassium voltage-gated channel subfamily C member 2 isoform X1 translates to MGKFDDNERIILNVGGTRHETYKTTLKTLPGTRLALLASDSDIDSVLDQLQQVPGFIEYNARTNEYFFDRHPGVFAYVLNYYRTGKLHCPADVCGPLFEEELSFWGIDETDVEPCCWMTYRQHRDAEEALDVFELNVDNGEDDDEIGKRLGIEDVAADGNVSLWRKWQPVVWNLFEDPYSSRAARFIAFASLFFILVSITTFCLETHEAFNTIINKTDLMRNSSMPDSGPQYEIETDPALTYVEGVCVFWFTIEFLVRVTFCPVKLEFVKSVLNIIDFVAILPFYLEVGLSGLSSKAAKDVLGFLRVVRFVRILRIFKLTRHFVGLRVLGHTLRASTNEFLLLIIFLALGVLIFATMIYYAERIGAAPNDPTGSVHTKFKNIPIGFWWAVVTMTTLGYGDMYPETWSGMVVGALCALAGVLTIAMPVPVIVNNFGMYYSLAMAKQKLPKKRKKHIPQVVQGGSPIYCKADLNTTCNSTQGDLCHVKGSRVLERNRSVISADCSGDSDLTTSPEERVPMRRSSTREQDRRSGGTCFLLAASDYTCPADGGMQKTGYEKSRSLNNIAGMAGNTLRLSPVTSPYGSPCLLRRSRSPIPSIL